GCTGGAGTCGGCCATCGCGAGGAACGAATAGCCGGGCGTACCGAACCAGTCGGGGCCGTCCCCGCCGACCGCGAAGATCGGATCTCTGAGGCGCCAGTTGTCGGTGTGCGACGATTTGGGCAGACGCGCGAGCGGGTGCTGGTACTCCTGCCTGAATTGCGTCGACACGTAAAATGTGGGCTGGTTGGTCGCGACGCGCTTCAGCCCCCGGAACACGTTCCAAACGCGGCCCGGGCGCTCCGGACCGTGGCCCACCTCGTCCGGCGAAATGGGCACGACGATGGGACAATCGGACCTTGACCTGTAGGTGTGTTGGGGGTTCTGTCGGTCGGCCATGACGACCTGACCGGAGAACGCGCCGATCGGGTTGTTGGTATTGGGGGTGTTATTGTGTTCGTACAGCCGCACACCGCTGTCGGTGGCAATCAGCGCAGCCCCACCGACGCTGATCGCGCGTCGAACCTGCGCGAGCGATTCGCTCCAGTCCCCCGACTCCGGGTTACCGACGGCGATGACGATCGTGTTGCGGTCGATCGATCGGTGCGCATCAAACGCCCGGACCGGGTCGATTCGTTCGCGGTCTAGGAGCGCGCGGAGCAGTTCGGTCCCCCCGGCGGGAATCGAGATCTGGGGCGGGGGCTGTTCGGGGAACCGGTTCGGCTGGGCGCCGGCGCTCGGGACCGCGAGCAGAGTTACGGCCAGCGCGCCCGCGAGGACCAGTGGGCTGCGAAAACGGATCGGCGATCTCATGCCTCGTCCACTCCCGCCAGGTCACAAACCAGGCGCCGGGCTTCGAGCACCTCGGCCCGCGTCAGCGGTTCGTCGAGCGGCGCGTACCGGGCCAGTTCGTAGAGCCGGGCCAGTTTCACCGCCGTTTCACCGTGCGTCTGGGCCAACTGCGTCAATTCGTCGGCGATCGTGGAGTGCGTCCACGTCTTCGCTCCGGGGCCACAAATTAGGACGCTCAGGTACTCGAACGCTTTCACCACATCCTCGCGGGTGTTGATCGAGCGCGGATCGAGCGGCCACGCCCCGAGGCCGTCGGGGGACCGAACGGCCCGATCGGAAGCGGGGAAGATTGCGGCCCACTTCCACCACAGCACCGCTGTCAGGACCAGTGCGAATAGGATCAGCATAATTAGCCAGGGCACCTGAACTCCGCCGAAGTCGAACGAGCCCATCCCGCCCATTGACGACCCGGACCCACCGCGCGCCCGGTCCGGCATGGACATATCGGGCCAGCGGCTGCGGTTGCTGCTCTCGGGGACGTTAAAGTTGCGCTCACTCCGGCTCCAGTTGAAGTCCAGGTCGAGCTTCGGCCATTCCCAGCCCTGGCCCTCTCCGCCGCCGAACAGATCCTTCATACCCTCGCCGTCGCCACCTTCTTTGAACATGTCAAATAGGCTGTTGCCCTTGCTGTCGGTGAGGGCGTTCATCGCGTCGGGGTCGTTCACGAGGTCGAGGAGCGCGCGCTTGACCGCGGGCGACTCGTCGATGGGGCCGACGTTCTTTTCCCAGAGGGCGGTCGCGGTCTCGACGGTTTTCGTTTTGGCCGTCTTTTCCGGTGAGTCGGGGCGGTTCCCGAACGGGTTCTCGGGGTCGAACGGTTGCCGCTCGTCCGGGTTCGGGGGGGCAGTGGGCTGGCCGGTTTTCGGGTCGATCATCGGCGGGGGTACGGGCGGCCCGCCCATATTGGGTGGCGGGGCTTGAGCGATTTTCGGCAGACCCTGGTTGGGGGCAATCGGGCGCCCGGTGTTGGGGTCGACGCGCGGCGGGTCGTTCGGGTTGATCGTGTTGGGATCGATCTTGGGCAACTTGAACGGGTCGGCCCCGTTGTTGTCGTTCGGCCGCAGGTTTTTGAGCTTCTCGATGTCTTCGGGCGTGAGCCGGGGCATCTCGTTCGGGTTCTGGTTGGGGTTCTCGTTCTTGTGCTTTTGCGCGAGGTCCGTCATCCGCTTCATGAACTCTTTGTCGGCCAGCATGCGCTTGATGGCCGCGTCCACCTGGTCGTCGTTCGCGCGGGGGTTCCGCTGCTTGACCGAGTCGCGGATCAGGTCTTCCAGTTGCTTGTTCGCGTCGGCGTCGCCCTTGCCGAATTTGGCGAGCAAATCGCGGATCTGTTCGGCCCGGAGGTCGCGCTGCCAGATGGTGTGACGCCCGGCGTGCGGGTCGTTTTCTGGGACCATCTGCAGTTGGTGCGGGTTCCCCCCGGGAACGGGCCTGAGGGGTTGTTGCGCGCGTGCCCGGTTCGTGGGGCACAGCCACAATACACAACCGAAGAACGCGACCGAGAGTAACAAACCGCGGCGGCCGGCAGACATGAGGGGTCGCCTCCGAACAACGTTCAGCGCCGAACCCGCAATGAAGTGGGCGCGGCCGGAACGGGCCGCGGTCCGTCGGTTCGGTGCGCAACTCCCCTATTGTGACGGAACCGGATGTCTGAAGCAAGCAATTGGCGCGAATAGCTGAAGACGGGAGATACAAGACAGACCTACCCCCCAACCCCTCCCTAGAAGGAAAGGGAGAATGCAGTAGGCGAGTGAACATTTTTGTATTTGGTTTTGCCCCTTCCCTTTAGGGAGGGGGTTGGGGGGTAGGTTCCCGTTTATCCGTGCGGGCCGTGGAGAATCCACCCCGGTGGCAGTTCGGGTTCCGGTTCCATCTCCATTTCTTCGTCGACCTCCGGTTCCGCTTCCGGATCCCACACGGCGAGGCGCTGTTCGACACAGTGCCGCGCGATGATGAGGAACCCGCCGTACCAGAGCCACGTGTACCGGAACAAGTTGTGCCCGAAGTTCCCCATGAACAGCAGCAGGAACACGGCCGTTCCGATCGAACTGGAGAGCGTGAAGATGAGGTCGTGCTGCCACTCGGGGACGTCTTTTCGGATGCGCCGGACCATTCGCAGGTTGATCCAGAAGCACAGCAGCAGCCCGATGAATGCGCCGCCTCCCACCGACCCGGTTTCCCCGAAGAGTTGGCCGTAGAGGTTGTGCGACTCGATCTTGGTGTTGTTCGCGGGGCGCCACGCCCCGGGGCCGATGCCCGTGAGCGGGTTGTTTGCCCACTGCTGGAAGCCCATCACGAGCCCTTGGTACCGCCCCTCGCCGGACTCGCGTGCGTTCGCGGGGCCGACCTCCGGGTTGATAATCGTCTCGAACCGCGTTTGGAGCGATTCCGGTAACGCCACGAACGCGACCGGGGCCATTAGCGCGAACCCGATCAGGGCTTTGAAGCGATACTTCGTGCCCCAAATGATGATCGTGAACCAGAGGAGCAGCCCGAGCAGCGACGAACGCGACCCGGTGAGCAGGATGCACAGCGACGATAGCCCGACGTAACCGAGCAGCATCAACCGCCCCAGGCGCCCGCCGATTCCGGCCTTCCACAGCGCCACCACGATTGGTAGTGCGAAGACGATACTCGCCCCGAAGCTATTCGGATCACCGAGCGTGGTATCGACCCCGATCATACGGGAGATGCCCATGCGGTACGTGTGCCGGCCGGCCATGTACTCGCGGAACGAGTGGAGCAGGTAAAACGCCATCACCGCGAGGAAGCCCATCGCGATGTGCTTGAGCCCCTCTTCGTCGTGAATGCACGTGACGAGCAGGACGTAGAAGACGACGATCTTGAGCCAGTCCTCCACCACGGGCTGACCGTAAGACGACCACGGGCTAATCGCCCACGCGAACAGCACCCCGGTCACGAACGCGACGTATGCGGCGTGCTGAATGTTCGGCAGGAACCGCTTGTTCGGGTAGATGACCCACACGCCGAGCATGAACAGCATGTAGATGCGCTCGATGTGCATGTCGCCGAGCCACGTCCACACTTCAAACGGGCGCTCGATGAACAGGAACATGTAGCCGATGAGCAGCCAGCGCATGACACCGTCCCTGGTGCAAGTGAGGAAGTGAGACATGATACCGAGCCGAAAATCGGGTTGGGAAGCCCAACCTCGGTTCCGGTTGTGCCGTCAGCGCAATTTGAGAGGGCAGGTCAAGGAATTCCGAACCTGTGCTTTGTCCCGGCACAGGCGCCCAGAGGCCTCTCATCGTTTAGACTGAGTGAAACGCGAGGGGCCAAAATGCAGCGCGAATTAGCGGGTAAACGAGCGATTCTGACGGGCGCGAGCGGCGGTATTGGCCGCGCAATCGCAACCGCTCTGGCAAAGGCCGGAACGCGGATCGCTCTCGCCGGGCGCAACACCGATAAACTAAACGAGTTGGCCGCTTCGATTCGCTCCGCCGGCGGCGAAGCGATTGCAGTACACGCGGACGTCACGAAGACGGACGATCGGCAGCACTTGGTCGAAAGCGCGGTGAGCGCGTTCGGGGGCATTGATCTGCTCGTAAACAACGCGGGCGTCGGGAGCTGGGGTCACTTTGCCGATTCGACGGAAGCGATTTGCCGCACCGTGATGGAAGTGAACTTCTTCGCGCCGATCGAGCTTACGCGGCTGGCGGTTCCGCACCTTATGCGAGGGAATCAGCCCGCATTGGTGAACGTCACCTCAATGTGCGGTCGGAAGGGGATGCCCGCGTGGCCCGAGTATTCCGCGTCCAAGTTCGCACTGGTGGGGATGTCCGAGGCGTGGCGCGGCGAGTTCGAGCGCTTCGATATTGATGTACTCACGATCGTGCCCGGGATGACGAACAGCGGGTTCGACCGGAACTGGCTCCGCAACGACGGCAAGGCCGATCTGCGGTTCCAGGAGGGCATGACTCCCGAGTACCTCGCCGCGAAAATCATCGGCGCGATTCAGAAGAACCGCACTGAGACGGTGTTGGGTTCGGAGGCCAAACGGCTATTGCGATTCAACCGCTACTTCCCGCGGCTCACGAACTGGCTTCTCGCGCGCAAGGTGAAGAAGCTGTACTCGTAAAACTGTATTTGCTTACAGTGTGACACCGACGGTGTGAGGGACTACGGATGGCCACGTTCGACCGTGCGGTGCAACTCGCCGCTTCCGCGCACGCGGGGCAGGTCGATAAAGAGGGGCAGCCGTATTTGCTGCACGTGCTTCGGGTGGCGCTCGCGGTCGACGATCCAAACGCGCGCATCGCGGCCGTGCTGCACGACCTCGTGGAAGACACGAACGTCACGCTCGCCCACTTGCAAACCGAAGGCTTCGCGGCCCCGATCCTGGAAGCGGTGGAGTGCCTGACTCGGCCACACGGCGTGAAATATGCCGATTACGTGGTTCGATTGAAGGGTAATGCGATCGCCCGGCAGGTGAAGCTCTCGGACCTGGCCGACAACTCCCGGCTCGACCGCAACGTGATCGACCCGGCGCGCTTCGACTGGGACCAGCGGCGCATCGTGAAGTACCTCGTGACGTACAAGTTTCTCGCCGACCAGATCGACGAGTCGACGTACCGCACACTGATGACGAGCCTCGAAGACCCGAAGTGACCGCTTATGAGCACGAGCACCATCGACGCGCCCGCTAAAACGCTCTCCGATCCGGAATTGAAGGCTGCGCTCCAGGAGCTGCGCCGAACGGACAACGTCAGGAACTGGTGGTTCGTCGTTCGGACGTACCTGTACCTCGCGCTCGTGATCGGTGGGGCGGTGTGGTTCTTTGAGAACCGGGAAGACCTCGGGATCGGATGGTGGGCGAACGTGCCCGTCGCTTTAGTCGCGATCGTGCTCGTCGGCGCGGGGCAGCATCAACTGAGCGGGCTCGCACACGAAGGCTCGCACTACATCCTGTTCCGCAACCGGTTCGTGAACGATCTCGCGTCCGACCTGTTCACGATGTTCCCGCTGTTCGCGAGCATCTACCACTATCGGCTCCAGCACCTCGCGCACCACCAGTTCGTCAACGATCCGGACCGCGATCCGGACGTGTCGCAGCTCAAAACGAGCGGTCACTGGCTCGGGTTCCCGCTCGCACGGCGCGACGTGATTCGGGCGTTCGCACGGCAACTGTCGCCATTTCGGTTGATCCGCT
This region of Gemmata massiliana genomic DNA includes:
- a CDS encoding O-antigen ligase family protein, which encodes MRWLLIGYMFLFIERPFEVWTWLGDMHIERIYMLFMLGVWVIYPNKRFLPNIQHAAYVAFVTGVLFAWAISPWSSYGQPVVEDWLKIVVFYVLLVTCIHDEEGLKHIAMGFLAVMAFYLLHSFREYMAGRHTYRMGISRMIGVDTTLGDPNSFGASIVFALPIVVALWKAGIGGRLGRLMLLGYVGLSSLCILLTGSRSSLLGLLLWFTIIIWGTKYRFKALIGFALMAPVAFVALPESLQTRFETIINPEVGPANARESGEGRYQGLVMGFQQWANNPLTGIGPGAWRPANNTKIESHNLYGQLFGETGSVGGGAFIGLLLCFWINLRMVRRIRKDVPEWQHDLIFTLSSSIGTAVFLLLFMGNFGHNLFRYTWLWYGGFLIIARHCVEQRLAVWDPEAEPEVDEEMEMEPEPELPPGWILHGPHG
- a CDS encoding SDR family oxidoreductase encodes the protein MQRELAGKRAILTGASGGIGRAIATALAKAGTRIALAGRNTDKLNELAASIRSAGGEAIAVHADVTKTDDRQHLVESAVSAFGGIDLLVNNAGVGSWGHFADSTEAICRTVMEVNFFAPIELTRLAVPHLMRGNQPALVNVTSMCGRKGMPAWPEYSASKFALVGMSEAWRGEFERFDIDVLTIVPGMTNSGFDRNWLRNDGKADLRFQEGMTPEYLAAKIIGAIQKNRTETVLGSEAKRLLRFNRYFPRLTNWLLARKVKKLYS
- a CDS encoding HD domain-containing protein; this translates as MATFDRAVQLAASAHAGQVDKEGQPYLLHVLRVALAVDDPNARIAAVLHDLVEDTNVTLAHLQTEGFAAPILEAVECLTRPHGVKYADYVVRLKGNAIARQVKLSDLADNSRLDRNVIDPARFDWDQRRIVKYLVTYKFLADQIDESTYRTLMTSLEDPK